One genomic window of Methanosarcina acetivorans C2A includes the following:
- a CDS encoding 2-isopropylmalate synthase, whose product MYTLKEGIDFYIEPMQNKKVTVFDTTLRDGEQTPGVSLTSSQKLEISRQLDKLGVDIIEAGFPISSEGDKESVKSISNAGLETTVCGLARVLKKDIDACFESDVGLVHTFVPTSDVQRIYTIKKSQEEVIQLAVEAVQYIKDHGLKCMFSAMDATRTDPAYLIEVFKAVQEAGCDIINVPDTVGVMVPSAMYRQIKDIAAEITIPIDVHCHNDFGLAVANSLMAVEAGASQVQVTINGIGERAGNADLAQTVMSLASIYGIKTNIRTEYLVETSKMIENYTGIRLPPNTPVVGQNAFSHESGIHSQGVLEKSDTFEPGIMTPEMVGHRRRIVLGKHTGKHAVKQSLESAGVKTSENQLDEIVLRIKEIANKGKQITDADLYAVASAVLGKASSEEELIKLKEVSVMTGNILTPTAVVKADIEGKEIIAAKTGVGPVDAALKAVRDILGESNHFRLQEFRIDAITGGADALADVYIGLENEKGRIVTARSANPDIVMASVEALINAMNLLYKKEKS is encoded by the coding sequence ATGTACACACTGAAAGAAGGGATCGATTTTTACATCGAACCCATGCAGAATAAAAAAGTAACTGTTTTTGACACAACACTGCGTGACGGAGAACAGACCCCTGGAGTATCCCTGACTTCTTCTCAGAAGCTGGAGATTTCTCGTCAACTCGACAAACTGGGGGTAGACATAATAGAAGCCGGATTTCCCATATCTTCAGAAGGGGATAAAGAATCCGTAAAATCGATTTCTAATGCTGGGCTTGAAACCACAGTCTGTGGACTTGCTCGTGTGCTGAAAAAAGATATCGATGCCTGTTTTGAAAGTGATGTTGGCCTTGTGCACACTTTCGTTCCGACCTCGGATGTACAGCGGATCTATACCATCAAAAAGAGCCAGGAAGAAGTCATTCAACTGGCTGTGGAAGCGGTCCAGTACATCAAAGATCACGGACTGAAGTGTATGTTTTCTGCAATGGATGCCACCAGAACCGATCCTGCATACCTCATAGAGGTTTTCAAGGCGGTTCAGGAGGCAGGATGCGATATCATTAACGTGCCGGACACCGTCGGCGTTATGGTTCCGTCTGCAATGTACAGGCAGATAAAAGACATTGCAGCTGAAATAACGATTCCGATAGACGTACACTGCCACAATGATTTCGGGCTTGCAGTAGCAAACAGTCTTATGGCTGTTGAAGCAGGGGCATCTCAGGTACAGGTCACTATTAACGGTATAGGAGAAAGAGCAGGAAATGCTGACCTTGCCCAGACAGTGATGAGCCTGGCATCAATCTACGGTATAAAAACCAATATTCGGACAGAATACCTCGTAGAAACCTCGAAAATGATCGAAAACTACACCGGAATCAGGCTTCCACCAAACACGCCTGTGGTCGGGCAAAACGCCTTTTCCCACGAGTCGGGAATCCACAGCCAGGGAGTGCTTGAAAAATCCGATACCTTCGAACCAGGTATTATGACCCCGGAAATGGTCGGGCACAGACGGCGCATTGTTCTTGGAAAGCATACAGGCAAACACGCAGTCAAACAGTCCCTTGAGTCTGCTGGCGTAAAAACCAGTGAAAATCAGCTCGATGAGATTGTGCTCAGGATCAAAGAAATCGCAAACAAAGGGAAACAGATAACAGACGCTGATCTCTATGCAGTTGCCTCTGCAGTGCTAGGAAAAGCAAGTTCTGAAGAAGAACTGATTAAACTCAAAGAAGTATCCGTCATGACAGGAAACATCCTCACACCTACAGCTGTGGTCAAGGCAGATATTGAAGGCAAAGAAATAATTGCAGCAAAAACCGGAGTAGGTCCTGTGGATGCTGCCCTTAAAGCCGTAAGGGATATCCTGGGCGAGAGCAACCATTTCAGGCTCCAGGAATTCAGGATCGATGCTATCACGGGAGGAGCTGACGCTCTTGCCGATGTGTACATAGGTCTCGAAAACGAAAAGGGCAGAATTGTAACAGCACGTTCCGCAAACCCGGACATAGTCATGGCTTCCGTAGAAGCCCTCATAAACGCTATGAACCTGCTGTATAAGAAAGAAAAAAGCTAA
- a CDS encoding TatD family hydrolase, with protein MPYPIIDSHCHLDFPKFNPDREEAIHRARKAGVVGMVNSGISLKGNRMSLELAEKNEDIHASLGLSPDIGRGGTDDVINSILSQIEDNAGKAVAIGEAGLDFQDCKTNEERERQTASFKKVIELAKDLEKPLVVHARMAEAEVLELVRNVDTVIYHCYSGSPETMQEIVDAGYYISLATLVCFSEHHQALAAEVPPENLLLETDSPFLSPRKGRNEPAYIVDSIPVVAQLKEMKPAEIARTVTGNARRIFKI; from the coding sequence ATGCCTTATCCAATCATTGATTCTCACTGTCACCTTGATTTTCCCAAATTCAACCCCGACCGGGAAGAGGCTATCCACCGCGCCCGGAAAGCAGGAGTTGTCGGAATGGTCAACTCCGGAATTTCCCTGAAAGGCAACCGCATGAGTCTCGAGCTTGCAGAGAAGAACGAGGACATCCACGCCTCTCTGGGCCTGAGCCCCGACATCGGGAGAGGGGGGACTGATGACGTCATCAACTCAATCCTATCCCAGATCGAAGACAATGCCGGAAAAGCGGTGGCGATCGGAGAAGCCGGTCTGGACTTTCAGGACTGCAAAACTAATGAAGAACGAGAACGTCAGACAGCTTCGTTCAAAAAAGTAATCGAGCTTGCAAAAGACCTGGAAAAACCCCTTGTGGTGCACGCCCGGATGGCTGAAGCCGAGGTCCTGGAGCTTGTCAGAAACGTGGACACCGTAATCTACCATTGCTATAGCGGTTCCCCTGAGACCATGCAGGAAATTGTGGACGCAGGTTACTATATTTCCCTGGCCACCCTTGTCTGTTTTTCCGAACACCACCAAGCTCTTGCAGCTGAAGTGCCCCCTGAGAACCTGCTTCTGGAAACCGACAGTCCTTTCCTCTCCCCCCGCAAAGGCAGAAACGAGCCTGCATATATAGTGGATTCAATTCCGGTTGTAGCGCAACTTAAGGAAATGAAACCTGCAGAAATTGCGAGAACCGTCACTGGAAACGCACGCAGGATTTTCAAGATATGA
- a CDS encoding MBL fold metallo-hydrolase — translation MEVRYICPTAYDSSVYLVNGKVLIDAGMSSDLIIRELEKSIKLTDLELIILTHCHYDHTAAAAEIAEKSGAKVGIHRADLEGVNDEYLSVSVLFGDRAPAVKPTVIYEEGDRIPIGNEEFLEVIHTPGHSKGSICLYEPVSKSLFSGDTVFPGGGFGRMDFEGSEPEKMLGSVEKLTKLDVKNLYSGHGAPNDRDGNKQIMASYTMLKMMMGV, via the coding sequence ATGGAAGTCCGGTACATCTGCCCCACAGCCTACGATTCCAGTGTTTACCTTGTAAATGGGAAAGTCCTTATCGATGCGGGAATGAGCAGCGACCTGATCATCAGGGAACTTGAAAAATCTATCAAGCTTACTGACCTTGAACTGATCATCCTGACCCACTGCCACTATGACCACACTGCCGCAGCTGCAGAAATTGCGGAGAAGAGCGGAGCAAAAGTTGGAATCCACAGAGCAGACCTTGAAGGTGTAAACGACGAGTATCTCAGTGTTTCCGTGCTCTTCGGAGACCGTGCCCCGGCTGTCAAACCAACAGTCATCTATGAAGAAGGAGACAGAATTCCCATAGGAAACGAGGAGTTTCTCGAAGTTATCCACACCCCGGGACATTCAAAAGGGAGCATCTGCCTCTATGAGCCCGTCTCAAAAAGCCTCTTTTCGGGAGACACTGTCTTTCCAGGAGGTGGTTTCGGAAGGATGGACTTTGAAGGCTCAGAACCTGAAAAAATGCTTGGTTCCGTAGAAAAACTCACAAAACTCGATGTAAAAAACCTGTACTCAGGACATGGAGCCCCCAATGATAGGGACGGGAATAAACAGATCATGGCTTCTTATACAATGCTAAAGATGATGATGGGAGTCTGA
- a CDS encoding YgiQ family radical SAM protein gives MSPEEVKARGWKELDIILVTGDAYVDHSSFGTAIIGRVLEDAGFRVGIIAQPRWDNPEDLKKLGRPRLFFSVSAGNTDSMVSNLTPGLKPRKKDAYSPGNKTGLRPNRSVIIYSNRIKEAFPNVPIVLGGIEASLRRFAHYDYLSDKVRQAILADAPADLVVYGMGELQIVEIAKRLQAGEDIRKIRDIPGTVWKMEVRAWKELKEKGKGTNEAVARDTAPEAAEFFKEYIEIPSFSEVSQDKAAFAKAFRTYFLEQNPITGKGIVQPHPKTVIVQNRPMRPLTEAELDHVYELPYTGEAHPSYTEPIPALEMVKFSLTTHRGCFGGCSFCAITQHQGRMITSRSIESVLREAKKLTEKPDFKGIINGVGGPTANMYGMGCRSWEKQGACLDKACLYPRVCPALDTSHKKLLELMKRLRELPGVKHVFTGYGVRYDLALEDEEYLEELCTHHISGQLRIAPEHFSKRVTDAMSKPGKKVYERFSEKFAAFNKKCGKEQYIVNYLMSGHPGCTLKDMIEMAEYLRDHGGYTEQVQDFTPTPMTVSTCMYYTGLDPFTGKKVYVAKDKKEKAMQRALMHYRSPANYELVYEALEKAGRLDLVGNAHKCLIRRKEKQ, from the coding sequence ATGAGCCCTGAAGAAGTAAAGGCTCGCGGCTGGAAAGAACTTGACATCATCCTGGTTACCGGAGATGCCTATGTGGATCATTCCAGTTTCGGGACTGCAATAATAGGAAGGGTCCTTGAGGATGCCGGCTTCAGAGTGGGAATAATTGCCCAGCCCAGATGGGATAACCCTGAGGATTTAAAGAAACTCGGGAGGCCCAGACTCTTTTTTTCCGTAAGCGCAGGAAACACCGATTCAATGGTCAGCAACCTGACTCCGGGCCTTAAACCCCGGAAAAAGGACGCATATTCTCCCGGAAACAAAACAGGGCTTCGTCCAAATCGCTCCGTGATTATCTATTCCAACAGGATAAAAGAAGCTTTCCCCAATGTGCCGATAGTGCTCGGAGGAATCGAAGCTTCCCTCAGGCGCTTTGCTCATTATGATTATCTTTCGGATAAAGTCAGGCAGGCAATTCTTGCCGACGCCCCCGCAGACCTGGTTGTCTATGGCATGGGCGAACTCCAGATCGTAGAAATTGCAAAACGTCTTCAAGCCGGAGAGGACATCCGGAAGATCAGAGACATCCCCGGCACGGTCTGGAAAATGGAAGTCAGAGCCTGGAAAGAGCTCAAAGAAAAGGGCAAAGGGACGAATGAAGCTGTGGCTAGGGATACAGCCCCTGAAGCAGCCGAATTTTTTAAGGAATATATCGAAATCCCTTCTTTTTCCGAAGTTTCTCAGGATAAAGCGGCTTTTGCAAAAGCTTTCCGCACATATTTTCTGGAACAGAATCCCATCACCGGAAAAGGCATTGTCCAGCCTCACCCAAAAACCGTTATTGTGCAGAACAGGCCCATGCGTCCTCTGACAGAAGCGGAACTTGACCATGTTTATGAGCTGCCTTATACGGGGGAAGCCCACCCCTCCTATACCGAGCCCATCCCTGCCCTTGAGATGGTAAAATTCTCCCTGACAACACACAGGGGCTGTTTCGGAGGCTGTTCTTTTTGCGCCATCACCCAGCACCAGGGGCGTATGATCACAAGCCGCAGTATCGAGTCCGTCCTGCGGGAAGCAAAGAAGCTTACGGAAAAGCCGGACTTCAAAGGCATAATCAACGGGGTCGGAGGTCCCACTGCCAATATGTACGGCATGGGGTGCAGATCCTGGGAAAAGCAAGGAGCCTGCCTGGATAAAGCCTGCCTCTACCCGCGGGTCTGCCCGGCTCTCGATACCAGCCATAAAAAACTGCTCGAATTAATGAAGCGCCTGCGCGAGCTTCCCGGAGTCAAACATGTCTTTACAGGTTACGGCGTGCGCTACGACCTTGCCCTTGAGGATGAGGAATACCTCGAAGAACTCTGCACCCACCACATAAGCGGGCAGCTGCGGATTGCACCTGAACATTTCTCAAAGCGAGTAACCGATGCAATGTCCAAGCCGGGAAAGAAAGTTTATGAGAGATTTTCCGAAAAATTTGCCGCCTTTAACAAAAAATGCGGCAAGGAACAGTACATCGTAAACTATCTTATGTCGGGCCACCCGGGATGTACCCTTAAAGATATGATCGAAATGGCGGAGTATTTACGGGACCATGGAGGCTACACCGAACAGGTACAGGACTTTACCCCAACACCCATGACGGTATCAACCTGCATGTACTACACGGGGCTTGACCCGTTCACAGGCAAAAAAGTGTATGTTGCAAAAGATAAAAAAGAAAAAGCCATGCAAAGAGCCCTTATGCACTACAGGAGCCCTGCAAACTATGAACTCGTATATGAAGCCCTGGAAAAAGCAGGAAGGCTTGACCTTGTGGGAAACGCTCATAAGTGCTTGATAAGGAGAAAAGAGAAACAATGA
- a CDS encoding helix-turn-helix transcriptional regulator has product MKSHELFAELSSESRLAILKALEKESLTFTRLTNTINATSPEAARQLNRLFKSSLISKDSEGCYSLTSLGRLVVSSIPNLEIIAQKSDFFLHHDTSAIPPHLLRELDAFEEAEEVHGVFTVVNRTTQLLEEMHEYAWYLTDDFPHFFMPLIKKKLNEGVNFRVISPWKFGEGFLSEDLLSGLPEKLLKAIEIRYIDELRIIVNINDRFGMLALPGPDGKIDRDYVLIGYGSRFKDWCKGVFEYYFKASRRC; this is encoded by the coding sequence ATGAAGAGTCACGAGCTTTTTGCTGAGCTGTCATCCGAGAGCAGGCTTGCCATATTGAAGGCTCTGGAGAAAGAATCATTGACATTCACCCGGCTAACAAATACAATAAACGCTACGTCTCCTGAGGCAGCAAGGCAATTGAACCGCCTGTTTAAAAGCAGTCTGATTAGTAAAGATAGTGAAGGGTGTTATTCCCTCACTTCTCTTGGAAGGCTTGTAGTCTCATCAATACCAAATTTGGAGATTATCGCTCAAAAGTCGGACTTTTTTCTGCATCATGACACCTCTGCTATACCTCCACATCTACTCAGGGAACTTGACGCTTTTGAAGAAGCAGAAGAGGTTCATGGAGTTTTTACGGTGGTCAACAGAACAACACAGCTTTTAGAGGAGATGCATGAATATGCCTGGTACCTTACTGATGATTTTCCCCACTTCTTTATGCCTCTCATAAAAAAGAAGCTCAATGAAGGAGTGAATTTCCGTGTTATTTCTCCTTGGAAGTTTGGTGAAGGTTTTCTATCTGAAGACTTACTGTCGGGTTTACCCGAAAAACTCTTGAAAGCCATAGAAATCCGTTATATAGATGAACTTAGAATAATCGTTAACATCAATGACAGGTTTGGTATGCTAGCACTGCCCGGGCCCGATGGGAAGATTGATCGCGATTATGTGCTTATCGGGTATGGGAGTAGATTCAAAGATTGGTGCAAAGGCGTTTTTGAATATTACTTTAAAGCCTCCAGGCGGTGCTAG
- a CDS encoding class I SAM-dependent methyltransferase → MNTIKARLLNRKASSAKSRPDEIVKILSLKPGQKIADVGSGGGHFSLLFARYVGSEGKVYATDTNKGFLDFVSNSSEKSDFHNIVTVLAEGDRFPFTNEKLDLVFLRNVYHHLPNREVYFRDLAAALSTGTRVAIIDYDGRGKWSFHRLFCHSVPKETIINEMAVAGYCLVEDHTFLPEQSFLIFSAANNKKNCNQEGTLF, encoded by the coding sequence ATGAACACTATAAAGGCCAGACTGTTAAATAGAAAGGCATCAAGTGCAAAGAGCAGACCCGATGAAATAGTAAAGATCCTCTCCCTTAAGCCGGGGCAGAAAATTGCGGATGTTGGCTCTGGGGGAGGCCATTTTTCCCTCCTTTTTGCCAGATATGTCGGCAGTGAAGGAAAAGTATATGCGACCGATACAAACAAGGGATTCCTTGACTTTGTAAGCAACAGTTCGGAAAAAAGCGATTTTCATAATATCGTCACCGTGCTTGCTGAGGGGGATAGGTTTCCTTTTACGAATGAGAAACTGGATCTGGTCTTTCTGCGTAACGTGTATCATCATCTTCCCAACAGGGAAGTCTATTTCAGGGATCTGGCCGCAGCCCTGAGCACTGGAACAAGGGTTGCGATCATCGATTATGACGGCAGAGGTAAATGGAGCTTCCATCGACTCTTCTGTCACAGTGTCCCAAAGGAGACAATAATCAACGAAATGGCTGTAGCAGGATACTGCCTGGTAGAAGACCACACATTCCTGCCAGAGCAGAGTTTTCTGATCTTTTCGGCAGCCAATAATAAAAAGAACTGCAATCAAGAGGGGACCCTGTTTTGA
- a CDS encoding MFS transporter, producing MKTDGIASDSNILNGKEYLVAVGVVLLGLFMSVMDTVIVNIALPSITAYFGNTISESQWVVTAYLITITAFMIVFGKLSTYTGLKKMFLGGIALFTVSSLGCGMASSLLMLITFRITQAIGGAMASSISMALIYRISPPDKQGKAIGIMGATVAIASLAGPGIGGILIEMFDWRAIFHINIPIGIIGLFIGIPYLKVTDTKKKGENIDWIGAVSFAVGITSLMVLFNAITTKGLYSMEVLVTFTVMFFAFMLLGWNERRQIDPMLDTGVFREPMFFLPLLSTILFFAAVFMLNITMPFYLEEVLEFTPLHVGMLMMAIPVVLIVGSPIVGWLYDHYLWQHFSTMGLLVAFSALLICAWAILDERLGIILFSMGLFAAGYSLFQSPNNIEIMRGLHKDRAAIASSIANTGRYFGMAIGASFASVILSIQFLSTELTKALPEIDINSLTLSSGVTLAIAALLCIIAAWPSYIRNRNN from the coding sequence TTGAAGACAGATGGGATTGCTTCGGACTCGAATATTTTGAATGGAAAAGAGTATCTAGTCGCGGTTGGAGTTGTGCTGCTGGGGCTCTTCATGTCCGTAATGGATACTGTCATTGTAAACATAGCACTGCCCAGTATAACTGCTTATTTCGGGAATACGATTTCCGAATCACAATGGGTTGTAACTGCTTATTTGATAACTATCACGGCATTTATGATAGTTTTTGGAAAGCTCTCCACATACACGGGCCTGAAAAAGATGTTTCTTGGAGGGATTGCTCTTTTTACGGTAAGTTCTCTTGGATGTGGTATGGCTTCTTCTCTTCTTATGCTCATCACCTTCAGGATAACTCAGGCAATTGGAGGGGCCATGGCGAGTTCTATCAGTATGGCCCTTATTTATAGGATTAGCCCTCCTGACAAGCAAGGAAAGGCAATAGGTATCATGGGTGCAACTGTTGCCATCGCAAGCCTTGCAGGTCCGGGTATTGGAGGCATATTGATCGAGATGTTCGACTGGAGAGCCATTTTCCACATTAACATCCCGATAGGAATAATTGGACTCTTCATAGGAATTCCTTATCTCAAAGTAACAGATACCAAGAAAAAAGGAGAAAACATCGATTGGATAGGGGCTGTAAGTTTTGCAGTTGGCATCACATCACTCATGGTCTTGTTCAATGCAATCACTACAAAAGGCCTGTATTCCATGGAGGTTCTGGTTACCTTTACAGTGATGTTTTTCGCATTTATGCTCCTGGGATGGAATGAAAGACGGCAGATAGATCCCATGCTTGATACCGGCGTTTTCCGTGAACCGATGTTTTTTCTGCCTCTTTTGAGCACGATTCTTTTCTTTGCTGCAGTTTTCATGCTGAACATAACCATGCCTTTCTATCTGGAAGAGGTTCTGGAATTTACCCCGTTACATGTGGGGATGCTGATGATGGCCATTCCTGTTGTCCTGATAGTTGGCTCTCCGATAGTAGGCTGGCTGTATGACCATTATCTATGGCAACATTTCTCAACCATGGGACTATTAGTAGCCTTTTCAGCCCTGCTAATATGTGCCTGGGCGATACTGGATGAAAGACTGGGAATAATCTTATTCTCAATGGGTTTGTTTGCAGCTGGATATTCCCTTTTTCAGAGCCCCAATAATATTGAGATAATGCGGGGATTGCATAAAGACAGAGCAGCTATCGCTTCCAGTATTGCAAACACGGGCAGATATTTTGGAATGGCAATCGGGGCATCTTTTGCATCTGTAATTCTTTCCATACAGTTCTTGTCTACAGAACTGACAAAGGCATTACCCGAAATCGATATCAACAGCCTGACATTATCCTCAGGAGTAACGCTGGCTATAGCTGCCCTGCTATGTATAATTGCTGCCTGGCCTTCTTACATAAGGAACAGAAATAATTGA
- a CDS encoding TrmB family transcriptional regulator — translation MTLKLVENLQKLGFTGNEAKIYTALVCFKQARASEIAENAGVPRPKIYGALRGTEKKGYVRIIEGEPTFFCCVRPEEIILKLRADFMLFLSETASELNALNSTSFSSPGRFPGTKSKDLKICLKKAKWGFQFPTLTPKVM, via the coding sequence ATGACTCTTAAGCTTGTAGAAAACCTTCAGAAACTGGGTTTTACAGGTAACGAAGCCAAAATCTACACAGCGCTTGTCTGCTTCAAGCAGGCGCGAGCCAGTGAGATTGCAGAAAATGCAGGAGTTCCGAGACCCAAGATATATGGAGCCCTCAGAGGAACGGAGAAAAAAGGCTATGTAAGGATAATTGAAGGCGAACCGACCTTTTTTTGCTGCGTCCGACCAGAAGAGATCATTTTAAAATTAAGGGCAGATTTTATGCTCTTTTTAAGTGAAACTGCCAGTGAACTTAACGCATTGAACTCCACCTCTTTTTCATCTCCAGGAAGGTTTCCAGGAACTAAGAGTAAGGACTTGAAAATTTGTCTAAAAAAAGCAAAATGGGGATTTCAATTTCCAACTCTAACTCCTAAAGTTATGTAA
- a CDS encoding group II intron maturase-specific domain-containing protein, giving the protein MKLLCATHLIVTANSEETAKEIKDIIATFLKERGLELSDDKTLITNIDAGFDFLGWNFRKYNGKLLIKPSKKSIKRFTETISQTITEGKAWSQEFLISKLNPIIRGWANYHNSVVSSDIFQTLDHRIWELLWKWAKRRHLNKPKDWIVNKYWKRSTTRRWNFRTEKNNLLLLSKTRIYRHIPLKLQMNLFLNVDYFYERQNKLNPRKGQSI; this is encoded by the coding sequence GTGAAACTCCTCTGTGCTACTCACCTCATAGTTACTGCTAATTCAGAAGAAACTGCTAAAGAAATTAAAGATATAATTGCTACTTTTCTCAAAGAACGTGGTCTTGAGCTCTCGGATGATAAAACCCTTATCACAAACATTGATGCAGGCTTTGACTTTCTGGGCTGGAATTTCCGCAAGTACAACGGTAAGCTTCTTATCAAACCCTCCAAAAAGTCCATTAAAAGATTTACTGAAACTATCAGTCAAACCATAACTGAAGGAAAGGCATGGTCTCAGGAATTCTTAATCTCCAAACTAAACCCCATAATAAGAGGTTGGGCTAACTACCATAATTCCGTGGTCTCCTCGGATATTTTCCAGACACTTGACCACAGAATTTGGGAACTGTTATGGAAATGGGCTAAAAGAAGACATTTAAACAAACCCAAAGATTGGATTGTCAACAAATACTGGAAAAGAAGCACTACCAGAAGGTGGAATTTCAGAACAGAAAAGAACAATTTACTGCTTTTATCAAAAACCAGAATCTATAGACACATTCCTTTAAAACTACAAATGAATCTATTTCTTAATGTGGATTACTTCTATGAACGTCAAAACAAATTGAATCCTCGGAAAGGTCAATCCATTTAA